Proteins encoded in a region of the Pseudothermotoga elfii DSM 9442 = NBRC 107921 genome:
- a CDS encoding tripartite tricarboxylate transporter permease, which translates to MNQFLQVISPDVIIPLILAMVFGVFVGAIPGLTATMGVALIIPITYYMNPLAGLAMVLGVSFTAIFAGDIPATFLRIPGTPASGAATLDGFELSKKGKGSLALTLDLLCSSLGGLIGVFLLIMVAPPMAKFALKFTNFEYFWLGIFGLSMAAVLSKGNTIKGFVSAVIGVLISTIGIDVTTGYPRFTFGITELMDGVSFIPAMIGLFGLSEVLKRVQLGSENLELPAIKDKSKLSIKEAFSSIGKHIFTLIRGSFIGTFTGALPGAGADIAAWVSYGVEKNISRDKNIGKGSLRGVIAPTSANNAAIGGTWIPALVFGVPGDSITAIVLGAMLMYGLRPGPLIFTESRELVNQLFIIAILVQILLIPIGWLGIKTFSLILRLRSGIVLTAVVFFSIIGAYAIRNSFFDIYIMLIFGLIGYCLEKISVPLAPMILGLILGPMIEDNLRVGLIKTKGNFGPFLSRPISLILFIMIILILAGPQFFSLMKKNRPK; encoded by the coding sequence GTGAACCAATTTCTACAAGTAATCAGTCCCGATGTAATAATTCCACTGATACTTGCGATGGTTTTTGGTGTCTTTGTTGGAGCTATACCAGGGTTGACAGCAACTATGGGAGTAGCATTGATAATTCCCATTACTTATTACATGAATCCTTTGGCTGGATTAGCCATGGTTTTAGGTGTGTCTTTTACTGCTATTTTTGCTGGAGACATACCAGCAACATTTCTTAGAATTCCTGGTACTCCCGCTTCTGGCGCAGCCACTCTCGATGGATTTGAGCTATCAAAAAAAGGAAAGGGATCTCTTGCTCTGACTCTTGATTTACTTTGTTCTTCTCTCGGAGGATTAATAGGAGTTTTCTTGTTGATTATGGTGGCTCCGCCAATGGCAAAATTTGCCCTCAAATTCACAAATTTTGAGTATTTTTGGCTCGGTATATTCGGATTGAGTATGGCGGCAGTTCTGAGCAAAGGTAATACAATTAAAGGTTTTGTTTCAGCGGTTATCGGGGTACTTATATCTACTATAGGTATAGATGTTACAACTGGTTACCCGAGATTTACTTTTGGTATAACCGAACTGATGGACGGTGTTAGTTTTATCCCGGCGATGATAGGGTTGTTCGGGCTTTCAGAAGTCTTGAAAAGAGTTCAACTTGGATCAGAAAACTTAGAGCTTCCCGCTATTAAAGATAAATCAAAACTCAGCATAAAAGAGGCCTTTTCATCGATAGGAAAACACATATTTACTTTAATCAGGGGCTCATTCATAGGTACGTTTACAGGTGCTCTTCCTGGAGCAGGAGCGGATATCGCAGCATGGGTATCTTACGGAGTTGAAAAAAACATATCAAGAGACAAAAACATTGGAAAAGGTAGTTTGCGAGGAGTTATCGCGCCAACAAGTGCAAATAATGCTGCTATAGGTGGTACGTGGATTCCCGCTCTCGTATTTGGCGTTCCTGGAGATTCTATAACAGCAATAGTTTTGGGCGCAATGCTTATGTATGGCTTGAGGCCAGGTCCTTTGATATTTACTGAATCACGAGAGCTTGTGAATCAGCTCTTTATAATCGCTATTCTGGTTCAAATTCTGTTAATACCTATCGGGTGGCTCGGTATAAAAACCTTCTCGTTAATTTTGAGGCTAAGGTCGGGTATTGTACTAACAGCTGTTGTCTTCTTTTCTATCATAGGAGCATATGCGATAAGAAATAGTTTTTTTGATATCTATATAATGTTAATCTTTGGATTGATAGGATATTGCTTGGAAAAAATATCTGTCCCATTGGCACCTATGATACTCGGGTTAATCCTTGGACCGATGATCGAGGATAACCTTAGAGTTGGGCTGATAAAAACAAAAGGTAATTTTGGTCCGTTTCTCAGTAGACCGATCTCGTTAATTCTCTTTATCATGATTATTCTTATTCTGGCCGGTCCGCAGTTTTTCTCACTGATGAAAAAGAATCGTCCCAAATAA
- a CDS encoding tripartite tricarboxylate transporter TctB family protein, which yields MNTTTKDMIFGIVLVILSVFVFIYSSTFPEFAVRGERLPGPRFFPSILAFILFGFGIFYTVTGLIRLTLDKKQNRSMEKHSTRVVINVLFSIMSVILFVPFVNLIGLILTIIILGSSLMTLLYVKWYRSVIYSTILAILIYLIFQLLFKIPLPEGALISLLVR from the coding sequence ATGAACACAACTACGAAGGATATGATTTTTGGAATAGTACTGGTGATTTTGTCTGTTTTTGTTTTTATTTATTCCTCAACATTTCCTGAGTTTGCCGTTAGAGGAGAAAGATTGCCAGGTCCGAGATTTTTTCCTTCAATACTTGCATTTATTCTTTTTGGTTTTGGCATTTTCTACACTGTAACTGGTTTAATAAGATTAACACTGGATAAAAAACAGAATAGATCAATGGAAAAGCATTCAACAAGGGTTGTCATAAATGTTCTTTTTTCAATAATGAGTGTTATTTTGTTTGTTCCTTTTGTTAATCTGATTGGGCTGATTTTAACAATAATAATTCTGGGAAGCTCACTGATGACTTTGTTATATGTAAAGTGGTACCGGTCAGTAATTTACTCAACCATCTTGGCTATTTTGATATATCTGATTTTCCAATTACTTTTTAAAATTCCATTGCCAGAAGGAGCGCTGATTTCTCTTCTTGTGAGGTGA
- a CDS encoding tripartite tricarboxylate transporter substrate binding protein, translating to MKKFVTFLLIMAFSIAIMAANYPRKPVTIICPWGAGGGTDRLARFLADELSKKLGQPFVVVNKTGGGGAVGHSAGAYASPDGYTLTLVTMEIASMHWMGLTNLSFEAFDYIAQVNEDSAGVLVKADASWKTLNDLLEDIKSNPGKFLFSGTASGGIWDLARIGMLDAAGLSVDSVTWIPTTGAAQALIELLGGHVDVVTCSLAEAISQIQSGQVRALAIMADERDPRFPDVPTLKEFGINWSAGTWRGIAVPKNTPTEIKEILEKAILEISHSEEFKEFMNKNGFGIKVRNGEQFYEFVKEQDRAWKHVLELGGYAK from the coding sequence ATGAAAAAATTTGTAACATTCCTGCTGATAATGGCCTTCTCAATAGCTATAATGGCCGCAAATTATCCGAGAAAACCTGTCACGATCATTTGCCCATGGGGCGCAGGAGGCGGGACAGACAGGCTTGCTCGTTTCCTGGCTGACGAATTGAGCAAAAAGCTCGGCCAACCATTTGTGGTTGTTAATAAAACTGGTGGTGGCGGTGCTGTAGGTCACAGTGCTGGTGCATATGCCTCCCCGGATGGATACACATTAACTCTTGTGACTATGGAAATTGCATCCATGCACTGGATGGGCCTGACAAATCTCTCTTTCGAAGCTTTTGATTATATAGCACAGGTGAATGAAGATTCAGCGGGAGTTCTTGTTAAAGCTGATGCTTCGTGGAAAACACTTAATGACCTTCTTGAAGACATAAAATCGAACCCTGGGAAATTCCTCTTTTCCGGTACAGCTTCTGGTGGCATCTGGGATCTTGCCAGAATTGGGATGCTCGATGCAGCAGGATTATCAGTTGATTCTGTAACTTGGATACCAACCACTGGAGCTGCTCAGGCATTAATAGAATTACTTGGCGGTCACGTGGATGTAGTGACTTGCTCACTTGCTGAGGCTATATCCCAAATTCAAAGCGGGCAAGTCAGGGCTCTTGCTATAATGGCGGATGAGCGAGATCCAAGATTTCCAGATGTTCCCACTCTAAAGGAATTTGGTATAAATTGGTCAGCTGGTACATGGAGAGGCATTGCTGTCCCAAAAAACACTCCGACTGAAATTAAGGAGATTCTTGAGAAGGCTATACTTGAAATATCTCACTCCGAGGAATTTAAGGAATTCATGAATAAAAACGGATTTGGGATTAAGGTGAGAAATGGTGAGCAATTCTATGAATTTGTCAAAGAGCAGGACAGGGCCTGGAAACACGTTTTAGAGCTTGGAGGATACGCAAAATAA
- a CDS encoding bifunctional 2-keto-4-hydroxyglutarate aldolase/2-keto-3-deoxy-6-phosphogluconate aldolase yields MDLVEKIIESGVVAVVRTDSPEKAVEICHACKEGGIIAIEITFSVPRAVEVIQQIDKELGNEILLGAGTVLDPYTAKIAIEAGAKYIVAPNLSEETALLCNKHRVPYIPGVLTPTEIVKALELGVPLIKLFPASAVGPSYIKAIHGPLPQAKLLPTGGVSVENVKDWIKAGAAAVGVGGGLTKGSRKEIAERAKKLVQAVKEARE; encoded by the coding sequence ATGGATCTTGTTGAGAAAATTATCGAAAGTGGCGTAGTAGCCGTTGTTAGAACAGACTCTCCAGAAAAAGCGGTGGAAATTTGTCATGCATGTAAAGAAGGTGGAATTATTGCTATTGAGATTACATTCAGTGTGCCGCGTGCGGTAGAAGTTATCCAGCAGATAGATAAAGAACTTGGAAACGAAATTTTACTTGGAGCTGGTACAGTTCTTGACCCATACACAGCCAAGATAGCAATAGAAGCTGGTGCAAAATACATAGTAGCTCCGAATCTTTCTGAGGAAACTGCTTTACTGTGTAACAAGCACAGAGTACCATACATACCAGGAGTTCTCACCCCAACAGAAATTGTCAAAGCACTTGAACTTGGCGTTCCATTGATAAAACTTTTTCCTGCCTCTGCCGTTGGACCATCTTATATAAAAGCCATTCATGGACCGCTTCCACAAGCAAAACTTTTGCCGACAGGAGGAGTAAGTGTGGAAAATGTCAAAGATTGGATTAAGGCAGGCGCAGCAGCTGTTGGAGTTGGGGGAGGATTAACAAAAGGCTCAAGGAAAGAAATAGCTGAAAGGGCAAAGAAGCTCGTTCAGGCTGTCAAAGAAGCCCGAGAGTGA
- the murD gene encoding UDP-N-acetylmuramoyl-L-alanine--D-glutamate ligase: protein MYYALVGYGVSNKALCEKLISMGHKIFVSELRKFTDEEKEWFSKKGIDFEEGKNSDRICEADRIIVSPSVRFDHPALAKCRGKTFSDIEVVLDMNKPNFVIAVTGSNGKTTSCKLLSFVFQKLGLDSYACGNIGTPAADVLGFKTKYLVLEISSFQLFWSKMLHIDIGVVLNIQPNHLDWHPSLEHYAKSKLKLLEFSKTGIYNCSDQNIMKFISEKSNLCAFDPLKIRKVDDGIVYEGEYYTFKNDFLKTHQNLQNLSAILKIFSVMNFDLKQVLEILEDFKPLKHRMEFVDEINGVVFLNDSKATSSAATISALENFNSRNVILLLTGRGKNEDYADLIAQIKRKAKHVIVFGEMVELLRDELKLSDIPYTISENMQKAVLKAFEISEKGDVVLLSPAGASFDMYRNYQERGEHFINMVKLLRGKLLE, encoded by the coding sequence ATGTACTATGCTCTGGTAGGATACGGTGTAAGTAATAAGGCGTTGTGTGAAAAATTGATAAGCATGGGACACAAAATTTTCGTAAGTGAATTAAGAAAATTCACAGATGAGGAGAAAGAATGGTTTTCTAAAAAAGGTATAGATTTTGAGGAAGGCAAAAACAGCGACAGGATATGTGAAGCTGATAGAATAATAGTGAGTCCTTCGGTTAGATTTGATCACCCTGCTCTGGCAAAGTGCAGAGGAAAAACTTTCTCAGACATAGAGGTAGTTTTGGATATGAATAAACCTAACTTTGTGATTGCCGTGACAGGTTCAAATGGAAAAACTACGAGCTGTAAATTGTTATCTTTCGTTTTTCAAAAACTTGGTCTGGATAGTTACGCCTGTGGAAACATCGGTACTCCTGCCGCTGATGTGCTTGGTTTTAAAACGAAATACTTAGTACTTGAGATAAGCAGTTTTCAGCTTTTCTGGTCAAAAATGTTGCATATAGATATCGGTGTGGTACTGAATATTCAACCAAATCACCTTGACTGGCATCCTTCTTTAGAGCATTATGCAAAATCAAAATTGAAACTACTTGAGTTTTCTAAAACGGGGATTTACAACTGCTCTGATCAAAATATAATGAAATTCATTTCTGAAAAATCAAATCTTTGTGCTTTCGACCCATTAAAGATTCGTAAGGTTGATGATGGTATTGTTTATGAAGGTGAGTACTATACTTTCAAAAATGATTTCTTGAAAACACACCAGAATCTTCAAAATTTATCAGCGATTTTGAAAATATTCTCTGTGATGAATTTTGATTTGAAGCAGGTTCTGGAAATACTCGAGGATTTCAAGCCTTTAAAACATCGCATGGAATTTGTCGATGAAATAAACGGTGTTGTTTTTCTGAATGATTCAAAAGCCACAAGTTCGGCTGCTACCATATCTGCCCTTGAAAATTTCAACTCAAGAAACGTTATTTTGCTTCTGACGGGCAGAGGTAAAAACGAAGACTACGCAGACCTGATAGCCCAGATAAAGCGCAAAGCAAAACACGTAATTGTCTTTGGGGAAATGGTAGAACTGCTTCGAGATGAGTTGAAATTATCAGATATACCGTATACGATATCAGAAAACATGCAAAAAGCAGTTTTAAAAGCATTTGAAATATCCGAAAAAGGCGATGTAGTTCTACTCAGCCCAGCAGGTGCAAGTTTCGACATGTACAGAAATTATCAGGAGAGAGGAGAACATTTTATAAATATGGTAAAATTACTAAGGGGGAAATTACTTGAATGA
- a CDS encoding FtsW/RodA/SpoVE family cell cycle protein, with amino-acid sequence MNEAISVLLVVAILISVGIVAIASIDIAAQMNVFGNFSRDLLYSHAGKLCVGVVLMIIASMFDYRNHIKFSWFYYFFALGLLSLPFFFPGANGSRRWVSISGANFQPSEFAKIIFIIIIATYISQNKERMGEFVSGFLKPLLYSFPFFALIVLEPDLSTTMIFIFLALLMLYSHGTKGRYIFLTLLGLFSVFYIAGKTGIILKDYQIWRLRTFINGQVPEQVSKALQAIREGGLTGKGLGIGEVKVSVPAVVSDFILAAVGEELGLIGILGIIILFFILIALLLKHAEKLQDTFATAYISGFSFLIMLQVMVNLGVVTGTLPVTGVTMPFMSYGGSSIVTMMAGLGIVINILTRGSEEP; translated from the coding sequence TTGAATGAAGCGATTTCCGTCCTCTTGGTTGTTGCTATTTTGATCTCTGTGGGAATTGTGGCTATTGCAAGTATAGATATAGCTGCCCAGATGAATGTTTTTGGCAATTTCTCCCGTGACCTGCTTTACTCTCATGCCGGCAAGCTCTGTGTTGGTGTAGTTTTAATGATAATTGCATCAATGTTTGATTATCGTAATCACATCAAATTTTCATGGTTCTATTATTTTTTTGCCCTTGGATTGCTTTCACTTCCGTTTTTCTTTCCCGGTGCTAACGGTTCCAGAAGGTGGGTGAGTATTTCAGGTGCTAATTTTCAACCTTCCGAGTTTGCAAAAATTATTTTCATTATAATCATAGCAACTTATATCTCTCAAAACAAAGAGCGAATGGGAGAGTTTGTGAGTGGTTTTCTGAAACCCCTTCTGTACAGTTTTCCTTTTTTTGCTCTCATAGTATTAGAACCAGATTTGAGCACGACGATGATATTCATATTTCTGGCTTTGTTAATGCTTTATTCTCATGGGACGAAAGGGAGGTATATATTTCTTACTCTTCTTGGTTTATTTAGTGTATTTTACATAGCCGGTAAAACAGGAATTATCTTGAAAGATTATCAGATTTGGCGCCTCAGAACATTTATAAACGGTCAGGTACCAGAACAGGTTTCAAAAGCTCTTCAGGCTATAAGAGAAGGTGGATTGACTGGTAAAGGACTTGGCATAGGTGAGGTAAAAGTTTCTGTGCCTGCTGTGGTTTCTGATTTTATACTTGCGGCTGTTGGTGAAGAACTTGGATTAATTGGCATTCTGGGGATTATTATTTTGTTTTTTATTTTAATTGCTTTGCTTTTGAAACACGCAGAGAAATTACAAGATACTTTTGCAACAGCTTATATTTCTGGTTTTTCGTTTTTGATCATGTTACAGGTCATGGTTAACCTTGGAGTAGTCACAGGTACACTACCTGTAACAGGAGTTACCATGCCATTCATGAGCTATGGTGGGAGTTCTATTGTGACTATGATGGCAGGTCTTGGTATAGTTATAAACATACTTACACGGGGAAGTGAAGAACCTTGA
- a CDS encoding UDP-N-acetylglucosamine--N-acetylmuramyl-(pentapeptide) pyrophosphoryl-undecaprenol N-acetylglucosamine transferase — protein sequence MRISAAGGGTGGHLYPAVSILEKLAEMKKLDVTYFCLEKGIESKILPLEHPEYKLIKIDLKGLERPIWKPSNFTRLLKISQSESIIALEIKQCDFGLMTGGYISYPVGKVCKKLKKPFFIQEQNVVPGLANKALSLSAKKIFVAFDKTVEFFPKSVRNRILVTGNPVREKDNEEMLFGKDYVLVLGGSRGSEFINNLMEEVYKVEHNLKFVHSTGSKEWVDRLSIFENVKAVDYIYNASAAWKGARAVIARAGATTIGEMLYYGLPGILVPWDGATGSHQLYNALEVEKMGKALVLKECDATVSTLLKKLYQVLEMDKKPKMKINPAEIIAKTILEELK from the coding sequence TTGAGAATATCTGCAGCGGGTGGAGGTACAGGAGGACATCTTTACCCAGCAGTTTCTATTCTTGAAAAATTGGCTGAAATGAAAAAGTTAGATGTCACATATTTTTGTTTAGAAAAGGGAATCGAAAGCAAGATATTACCATTAGAACATCCTGAGTATAAATTGATAAAAATTGATTTGAAGGGACTTGAAAGACCTATATGGAAACCAAGTAATTTTACCAGGCTATTGAAAATTTCTCAATCCGAGAGTATTATAGCCTTGGAAATTAAACAGTGTGACTTTGGTCTGATGACAGGTGGATACATATCTTATCCAGTTGGAAAGGTTTGTAAAAAATTGAAGAAACCTTTTTTTATTCAAGAACAGAATGTGGTACCAGGACTTGCAAATAAGGCTTTGAGTCTATCAGCTAAGAAAATTTTTGTAGCCTTCGATAAAACTGTTGAGTTTTTTCCAAAATCCGTGCGAAACAGAATTTTAGTTACAGGAAATCCGGTGAGAGAGAAGGACAATGAAGAAATGTTGTTTGGAAAAGACTACGTTCTTGTTTTAGGAGGTAGCAGAGGTAGTGAATTTATAAATAACTTGATGGAGGAAGTTTACAAAGTTGAGCACAACTTGAAATTCGTTCACAGTACAGGAAGTAAAGAATGGGTAGATAGATTGTCAATTTTTGAAAATGTTAAAGCTGTTGATTACATATACAACGCATCTGCTGCCTGGAAAGGTGCCAGAGCAGTCATAGCACGGGCGGGTGCTACAACAATTGGTGAGATGTTATATTATGGTTTACCAGGTATTCTGGTGCCATGGGATGGCGCAACAGGATCACATCAGCTTTATAACGCACTTGAAGTTGAAAAAATGGGAAAAGCTTTGGTGCTTAAAGAATGCGATGCTACTGTTTCAACTCTGTTGAAAAAACTTTATCAAGTTTTGGAGATGGATAAAAAGCCAAAGATGAAAATCAATCCAGCAGAAATAATAGCAAAAACTATCCTGGAGGAATTGAAATGA
- the murC gene encoding UDP-N-acetylmuramate--L-alanine ligase: protein MRIHFVGIGGIGMSSLALHSRLIGEEVYGSDIYESEQTEILRKLGVKIFIGHNYNNWLYPDIVVHTPAVHSDNPEIIRARSNGIRVVSRFEFLYDILNNGKTQFAVTGSDGKTTTTAMLAHCLKVLGEDPTVFLGGIHRSLEFGNYRPGKGPYVYELDESQPEFSRFSPDYMIITNARGDHLENYSGDRQLYRDCFRSVVMSTRKSVVTFSEDENTSDLGTWTFGKSINSTCRLIDRNRNGLFQFAKIEINGKEYNLTLKVPGEHNILNAMAVITLLWSAGHEVEKVLKALEDFTGTYRRFTVTVIDEKRKVYMIDDYAHTPDEIKSLLSTTREVFPSQKRVVIFQPHRYSRLMREDGNFAKALKDADEIYITEVYSAFEQTIPQISSKVIADGLVSYGKKAQYVADADLLIENFQLQENTIYLFVGAGDIIRISQKFAKMHAKK from the coding sequence ATGAGAATTCATTTTGTGGGAATCGGTGGTATTGGAATGAGCTCTTTAGCTTTACACAGCAGATTAATTGGCGAGGAGGTTTACGGTTCTGATATATACGAAAGCGAACAAACAGAGATTTTGAGAAAACTTGGCGTGAAGATTTTTATAGGACACAATTATAATAACTGGCTATATCCTGACATAGTTGTTCACACCCCCGCTGTACATTCTGACAATCCCGAGATAATAAGAGCACGTTCTAATGGCATCAGGGTTGTGAGCAGATTCGAATTTTTGTATGATATTTTGAACAATGGCAAAACCCAGTTTGCAGTTACCGGGTCAGATGGAAAAACAACAACAACAGCAATGCTTGCGCACTGCTTAAAGGTTCTTGGAGAGGATCCAACAGTGTTCTTAGGTGGTATCCATAGATCACTTGAATTCGGTAATTACCGTCCTGGTAAAGGTCCATATGTTTATGAACTTGATGAAAGCCAACCAGAATTTTCACGCTTTTCCCCGGATTACATGATCATAACAAATGCCCGTGGCGATCATCTTGAAAACTACAGCGGTGATAGACAGTTGTATAGAGATTGTTTCAGGTCAGTAGTAATGAGTACTCGCAAAAGTGTAGTTACCTTCTCTGAAGATGAAAATACTTCTGATCTTGGAACGTGGACATTCGGCAAATCGATAAATAGCACATGCAGGTTGATAGATAGAAATAGAAATGGATTGTTTCAATTTGCGAAGATAGAAATCAACGGAAAAGAATACAACTTGACTTTAAAGGTACCCGGTGAACACAATATTTTAAATGCAATGGCAGTAATCACATTATTGTGGAGCGCCGGACACGAAGTTGAGAAAGTTTTAAAGGCACTTGAAGATTTCACAGGAACTTACAGAAGATTCACAGTGACGGTTATAGATGAAAAGCGAAAAGTTTACATGATAGATGATTATGCGCATACGCCAGATGAAATAAAATCTTTGCTTTCTACAACACGGGAAGTTTTCCCTTCTCAGAAAAGAGTAGTTATCTTCCAGCCACACAGATACAGCAGATTGATGAGAGAAGATGGAAATTTTGCGAAAGCCCTCAAGGATGCTGACGAGATATATATTACAGAGGTTTACAGTGCATTTGAGCAAACAATTCCCCAGATTTCCTCGAAGGTCATTGCAGATGGTTTGGTCAGTTATGGTAAAAAAGCGCAGTACGTTGCCGATGCGGATTTATTAATTGAGAATTTCCAGCTTCAGGAAAATACAATCTATCTTTTTGTCGGTGCAGGTGATATTATTAGGATCTCTCAAAAATTTGCAAAGATGCATGCCAAAAAATAA
- a CDS encoding ABC transporter permease, with amino-acid sequence MAQAKNNQKIEFEEKYMTRGQLIWRAFLRHKLGVISLGILIILYMLALFADFFSPYNPIDQSLKHTYAPPTRIHRSYKGTKTKAYILPVITYVDKVTYERSYKEMIFPRRLVVENADGSTAVYEIGNDGVESFKFSINTVESIKINGEWHDVKKTPKISDYFLFDYNEETLTKGTGRIETSSAVAKEMYFKSYGSRFGLTDEDQIEAVAITETLDTIVVKKNGKFEMIKGKVIDYDYKTYPVKWFVKSWEGKLLWIFPMNLHLFGVDNYDNNQYVRFYILGADLYGRDVWSRIVFASRISLSIGIIGMVITFALALFFGGVSGYYGGLIDEGLMRFAEIIMSIPGFYLMIMLRAMLPLDLPSTQIYILLVFILSFIGWAGTSRVIRGMVLSIRQREFVEAAIAIGLPNRKVLARHVLPNTATYLIVNATLRIPGYILGEAGLSFLGLGIREPSASWGLMLAQAQDVYVMTKAPWLLIPGIFIFITVISFNFVGDALRDALDPRSLG; translated from the coding sequence ATGGCTCAGGCGAAAAACAACCAGAAGATAGAATTTGAAGAAAAATATATGACCAGAGGCCAGCTTATCTGGCGTGCTTTTCTCAGACACAAGCTTGGAGTGATTTCCCTTGGCATTTTGATAATCCTGTACATGCTCGCGCTATTTGCAGACTTTTTCTCTCCTTATAATCCGATAGATCAATCGCTAAAACATACTTATGCCCCACCAACGAGAATTCATAGATCTTACAAAGGAACAAAGACAAAAGCTTATATCCTCCCGGTAATCACCTACGTTGACAAAGTTACCTATGAGAGAAGTTATAAGGAAATGATCTTTCCCAGGAGATTGGTCGTGGAAAATGCTGACGGTTCAACAGCAGTTTATGAAATTGGGAATGATGGTGTCGAGAGTTTCAAATTTTCTATAAATACTGTGGAAAGCATTAAAATCAATGGAGAATGGCATGATGTGAAAAAAACACCAAAGATTTCTGATTACTTCCTTTTTGATTACAACGAAGAAACACTCACAAAAGGTACTGGCAGAATTGAAACTTCATCAGCCGTTGCAAAAGAAATGTATTTCAAAAGCTATGGCAGTAGATTTGGATTAACTGATGAAGATCAAATAGAAGCTGTTGCAATAACTGAAACACTCGATACAATTGTTGTAAAAAAGAATGGAAAATTCGAAATGATAAAAGGCAAAGTGATTGATTACGATTATAAAACCTACCCCGTCAAATGGTTCGTTAAAAGCTGGGAAGGAAAGCTCTTATGGATTTTCCCCATGAACCTTCACCTATTCGGTGTGGATAATTACGACAACAATCAATATGTTAGATTTTATATACTTGGAGCAGATCTTTACGGAAGAGATGTCTGGTCAAGAATAGTTTTTGCCTCAAGGATTTCTCTTTCCATAGGAATTATAGGAATGGTTATAACATTTGCTCTGGCTTTGTTTTTTGGCGGAGTTTCCGGGTACTATGGTGGTCTTATTGATGAAGGGTTGATGAGATTTGCAGAAATAATCATGTCAATACCTGGATTCTATTTGATGATCATGTTGCGTGCTATGCTCCCACTTGATTTACCATCTACTCAGATATACATATTGCTGGTTTTCATCTTATCATTCATAGGATGGGCGGGTACTTCCCGTGTCATAAGAGGTATGGTTCTTTCGATAAGGCAAAGAGAGTTTGTGGAAGCAGCTATAGCTATAGGATTACCAAATAGAAAAGTGCTTGCAAGACACGTCTTACCCAACACAGCAACTTATTTAATTGTGAATGCAACATTGAGAATTCCAGGTTATATTCTCGGTGAAGCAGGTTTGAGTTTCTTGGGATTGGGAATCAGAGAGCCTTCCGCTTCATGGGGATTGATGCTCGCTCAAGCTCAGGATGTTTACGTTATGACTAAAGCACCGTGGCTTTTGATACCAGGTATTTTCATTTTTATCACGGTGATATCATTCAATTTTGTTGGTGATGCTTTGCGCGATGCACTTGATCCAAGATCTCTTGGATAA